The Blastocatellia bacterium genome includes the window GGCCGAATTCTTCTAAGTGCCACACTTCCATTGACTTAAGTCCTTGTGATAACCCCCCTTGGTTTCGCCGATGCGAAACACGTAGGGAAAGACTCGCAATTAAATTGTCAAAGATCAAAAAGGTGGCTCATTTATACAACATCATCTTGATGAAATCAAGCCCCTGAAGAGATGGACTAAGATGATGGGTGATCAGTAGGCCGAGTAATAGACAGGAGGCGGGTGGCCAGCTCGGCCAGTTCAGTGTCTGTTGTTAATCAGTAGGTGGACAAAAGTTCTGGGAGATTTTGGGGGACGGGACGTTTTGGCGTGCGGTGACGTGTCACCGCTTTCTGGCCAAAGCTGCGACACGTCGCAGCACTCCAAAAACGCCACGAACTTTTGTCACGTTACTATTGTTGGGCGCGAACGCTCCTGGGCAAGCGCTGAAGCCCGATGTAGGGCGGGTATCGGGTTGCAGCGTTACCAGCATGAAGGCCGAACGGCCTTGGTCCGCCTCTATCCGGTGAGCACAGAGCAGCGGTGAGCACGGCCTCACGCGCACGTCTGCCGTGCCTCGATTGGGACGAAGTCTCGTTTGGAATGACCGAGGTAAATCTGCCGAGGTCGGGCGATCTTTTGATCGCTATCCCTGAGCATTTCGTCCCATTGAGCAAGCCAACCCGCCGTGCGCGGGATAGCGAAGAGCACGGGGAACATGGTAGTTGGGAACCCCATTGCCTGATAGATGATGCCGGAATAGAAGTCAACGTTCGGATAGAGTTTGCGCGAGACGAAGTAGTCGTCTTCGAGCGCGATTCTTTCCAGTTCCAGCGCAATATCGAGCAGTGGGTTGCTGCCGGTGACATCAAGGACTTCGGTGGCAATTTGCTTGATGATGCGGGCACGTGGGTCGTAGTTTTTGTAGACGCGGTGACCGAATCCCATCAATCGGCCTTCGCCGGCCTTGACGCGTTTGATGAATTCGGGGACGTGCTCGCGCGATCCGATCTGTTGGAGCATCCGCAGGACGGCCTCATTGGCGCCGCCGTGCAAGGGGCCATAGAGCGCCGCTGCGGCTGCTGCTACGGCGCAGAATGGATCGGCATGTGAACTGCCGACGCTGCGCATGGTATTGGTGCTGCAATTCTGTTCATGATCAGCGTGCAGGATGAAGAGCACATCGAGCGCGCGCTCCAGCGTGGCATTGGGCGTGTATTTGAGTTCGGTGGCTTTGAAGAGCATGTTGAGGAAATTGCCTGTGTAGCTCAGGTCGTTATCCGGATAGGCATAAGGCAATCCTCGGCTGTGGCGGTAGGCGAAGGCAGCAATGGTAGGCATTTTGGCGACGAGGCGATAGGTCTGCAACTTTCGTGATTCTGGATCATGGATATTTTTTGAGTCGGCGTAAAACGTGGAGAGCGCCGCCACAGTGCTGATCAAGATAGCCATTGGATGGGCATCGTAGTGGAAGCCATCAATGAACTTCTTGGTGTTTTCGTGGAGCATAGTGTGATGCGTGATATTCCATGTCCAGTCAGCCAACTGCTCTTTGGTTGGCAGTTCGCCGTAGAGGATCAGATAAGCTGTCTCTAGGAATGTGCTTTTTTCGGCCAGTTGCTCAATCGGGTAGCCGCGATACCAGAGGATGCCGCGCTCGCCATCAATGAACGTGATCTGGCTCTTGCACGAGGCGGTGTTGGTGAATCCCGGGTCGTAGGTCATCAAACCAAAATCATCGGGCGAGGTTTTGATTTGACGTAGGTCCATGGCTCGAATCGTGCCATGTTGGATAGGAATTTCGTAGCTTTTGCCGGTTCGGTTATCAATCAAGGTTAGTGTCTCTTTTGTCATAAAATCCTCCTTTTGCACCCGAGGGTGCCGAAGAAAAGTGTTCGGTGCAGTGTTGGCCCAAGCCAATTCATTGAGGCAGTTCTTGGGTCACCTCCACCTTGGGCAGTTCGCCCGTCAGCGCTTCGAGGAACGCCGCCATGTATTTAATCTCTTCGTCGCTGAATCGTTTGGAAAGTTCGTAAACCACTTCGCCGCGTTTTTTCAGTTGCTCTCTGCTTTGGCCGTGAACGCGGAAGAAGGCCGCTTCAACCAGATTCGGCTCTGAACCATTATGAAAGTATGGGGCGGTGAGCGCCACGTTGCGCAGCGATGGTACACGGAACTTGCCGTAGTCGTACTGTTGCTTGGTCCAATTGTAGCGTCCCATGTCTGGCTGGACGTAAATTCCCGAAGGTGTGAATTCCTGATTGGTAAAGAGCTTTCCCTGGTGACAGGTGAAGCATTCGGCGCGAGTCAGAAACAGATTGAGGCCTTCTTTTTGTTCGCCTGTCATCGCGTTGAGATCGCCTTTGATGAATTTGTCGAAGGGCGATGGTCCTGTCACCAGCGTACGTTCAAAGCTGGCGATTGCCTGGGCAATGCGTTCGGCTGTGACCTGTGGATCGCCGAAGGCCGCTTGAAAGAGCGGTTTGTAGCCGTCAATGGCGCTGATGGTTTTGACGGCTGCTGCGGGAGAGCTTGCCATCTCATCGGGGTTCGCCAGGGCTTTGAGCACTTGGTCTTCCAGACTGGAGGCGCGGCCGTCCCAATACAATGTTTGAT containing:
- a CDS encoding c-type cytochrome — its product is MITHVRHNLMIATMLSVWLVALLGCQSQKPVTETRRDPAPLEQLRPTARTSFLKARLGSLDPVPVPPDNPLTEQKVALGKTLFFDPRLGGDKKTSCASCHQPDKAWADGRARAVGVGNRRAMRNTPTLLNVAYYQTLYWDGRASSLEDQVLKALANPDEMASSPAAAVKTISAIDGYKPLFQAAFGDPQVTAERIAQAIASFERTLVTGPSPFDKFIKGDLNAMTGEQKEGLNLFLTRAECFTCHQGKLFTNQEFTPSGIYVQPDMGRYNWTKQQYDYGKFRVPSLRNVALTAPYFHNGSEPNLVEAAFFRVHGQSREQLKKRGEVVYELSKRFSDEEIKYMAAFLEALTGELPKVEVTQELPQ
- a CDS encoding citrate synthase, yielding MTKETLTLIDNRTGKSYEIPIQHGTIRAMDLRQIKTSPDDFGLMTYDPGFTNTASCKSQITFIDGERGILWYRGYPIEQLAEKSTFLETAYLILYGELPTKEQLADWTWNITHHTMLHENTKKFIDGFHYDAHPMAILISTVAALSTFYADSKNIHDPESRKLQTYRLVAKMPTIAAFAYRHSRGLPYAYPDNDLSYTGNFLNMLFKATELKYTPNATLERALDVLFILHADHEQNCSTNTMRSVGSSHADPFCAVAAAAAALYGPLHGGANEAVLRMLQQIGSREHVPEFIKRVKAGEGRLMGFGHRVYKNYDPRARIIKQIATEVLDVTGSNPLLDIALELERIALEDDYFVSRKLYPNVDFYSGIIYQAMGFPTTMFPVLFAIPRTAGWLAQWDEMLRDSDQKIARPRQIYLGHSKRDFVPIEARQTCA